One Coffea arabica cultivar ET-39 chromosome 5e, Coffea Arabica ET-39 HiFi, whole genome shotgun sequence DNA segment encodes these proteins:
- the LOC113743272 gene encoding uncharacterized protein isoform X1, with the protein MDDGLKNAKRLGGKLATRERQLLRGKTCFVDLLLRKAIQMPANALFGQLFIAQMKEERNKEATFLISAFKKSEKVDELLELAGYYKTFLMNSYQEASIQELNLQLILTHTRPWQ; encoded by the exons ATGGACGATGGGCTCAAGAATGCAAAGCGACTG GGAGGAAAATTGGCCACCCGTGAAAGACAACTGCTGAGGGGAAAAAC GTGTTTTGTTGATCTCTTGCTCAGAAAAGCAATCCAAATG cCAGCTAATGCGCTTTTTGGACAACTTTTTATAGCTCAG ATGAAGGAAGAACGAAATAAGGAGGCTACTTTTCTTATTTCAGCCTTCAAG AAAAGTGAGAAAGTTGATGAATTGCTTGAGTTGGCTGGCTACTACAAGACTTTTCTCATGAATTCTTATCAAGAAGCAAG CATACAAGAGCTTAATCTACAGTTGATTTTGACACATACAAGGCCATGGCAGTAA
- the LOC113743307 gene encoding probable folate-biopterin transporter 4: MIGWINQLRIAFGASFLWLVCLIYFTQGFRSFVWTAVSYQLKDNLKLSPSASQFVSSIAIFPWSIKPLYGILSDCIPIRGRKRIPYLILATLLALGPWLMLGVSASLRSSRVHLMILLTVQNLGSAMADVVIDAMIAEAVRLERASFAGDLQSVSWMAMALGGICGSLLGGYALENLQIDKIFLLFSVLPTIQLFSCGLVKENSFLPEPSTSNGLQTRSQRVLDEDKFSNMSKTITLRRKKGHKNTKKEAPVESEFEISGKDVSLASQWLRSLKMACSALFKAFRQPMILRPMAWFFLANVTVPNLSTIMFYYQSEVLNLEASFLGTARVVGWLGLMLGTFIYNRYLKKMNLRRILMWAHVGLALSCLLDVVLVSRSNTSLGISDKVMVLGGSVLADGINQFKFMPFLIMSGQLCPPGIEGTLFALFMSINNLGSTVGSIVGAGLASLLDISSGSFDNLALGITIQVLCTFIPILLLFLIPKEATGIPA, from the exons ATGATAGGCTGGATCAATCAGTTACGGATCGCATTTGGGGCTTCGTTTCTTTGGCTTGTTTGCTTGATTTATTTTACCCAG GGTTTCAGGTCTTTTGTCTGGACAGCAGTCTCTTATCAGCTAAAAGACAATCTCAAGTTATCACCCTCAGCCTCCCAGTTTGTGTCTTCAATTGCAATTTTTCCATGGAGCATTAAACCACTATATGG AATCTTGTCTGATTGCATACCAATCAGAGGAAGAAAGCGGATTCCATACTTGATCCTTGCAACTCTGCTCGCTCTTGGTCCATGGCTCATGTTAGGTGTAAGTGCATCCTTGAGGAGCTCAAGGGTGCATCTCATGATTCTTTTGACAGTTCAAAACCTGGGTTCTGCAATGGCTGATGTAGTAATTGATGCGATGATTGCTGAGGCAGTAAGGCTTGAACG GGCCTCTTTTGCTGGGGATCTCCAGTCAGTATCTTGGATGGCCATGGCTTTAGGAGGAATTTGTGGAAGTTTGCTCGGAGGATATGCCTTAGAAAATTTGCagattgacaaaatttttctacttttttctgtGTTACCAACCATACAGCTATTTTCTTGTGGTTTGGTCAAGGAGAATTCCTTTCTGCCTGAACCGTCTACATCAAATGGTTTGCAGACAAGGAGTCAAAGGGTTCTTGATGAGGATAAGTTCTCTAACATGTCCAAAACCATCACCTTGAGGCGAAAGAAGGGCCACAAAAACACCAAAAAGGAAGCACCAGTTGAAAGTGAATTTGAGATTTCTGGAAAAGATGTTTCTTTAGCATCGCAATGGCTCCGTTCTCTGAAAATGGCTTGTTCTGCATTGTTTAAGGCTTTCCGTCAACCAATGATTTTAAG ACCAATGGCATGGTTTTTCTTAGCAAATGTAACTGTTCCAAACCTCTCAACTATCATGTTCTATTATCAGTCAGAGGTCCTaaacttggaagcttcatttttgGGCACAGCTCGTGTTGTTGGTTGGTTAGGTCTCATGTTGGGAACCTTCATCTATAATCGCTACTTGAAGAAAATGAATTTACGAAGAATTCTTAT GTGGGCTCATGTTGGTCTGGCATTGTCATGCCTTCTGGATGTGGTTTTGGTGTCTCGATCTAATACTTCATTAGGCATATCTGATAAAGTTATGGTGCTAGGCGGGTCTGTTCTCGCAGATGGTATCAATCAATTCAA GTTCATGCCCTTCCTTATCATGTCAGGACAACTTTGCCCTCCTGGAATTGAAGGAACTTTATTTGCCCTCTTCATGTCAATAAACAACTTGGGCTCTACGGTGGGATCAATTGTTGGTGCTGGTCTTGCTTCACTTCTAGATATTTCTTCAGGATCATTTGACAACCTTGCTTTAGGAATTACTATTCAGGTTCTCTGCACTTTTATCCCCATATTGCTCCTATTTTTGATACCAAAGGAAGCAACTGGGATACCAGCATAG
- the LOC113688352 gene encoding uncharacterized protein isoform X1, translating into MQKHAASAKGQTRLQLQEEDARLQELQEASVEILPSCFKPSIQGSKTPTLHHSIHINLLVLPRRVSWPIMNYLNSAVDLLPSFVGAASSTNNSLEWKGACFYENTAWLEFNNKSGSEFGGGILHIKVSKAHSWTCMDLYIFATPYRVTWDYYFLSREHTLEFKEWESEQEYEYVRHKGVAIFLMKAGMLGTLQALWDVFPLFTNTGWGENSNIGFLKKHMGASFEQRPQPWVMNVSVDDIQSGDFLAVSKIRGRWGAFETLEKWVSGAYAGHSAVCLRDSEGKLWVGESGHEDKEGQDIIAILPWDEWWDFELTKDDSNPHIALLPLHPHFRAKFNETAAWEYARSMEGLSYGFHNLIFSWIDTIEGNYPPPLDAHLVASVMTVWSQLQPTYAANLWNEALNKRLGTQGLGLPEILVEVEKRGSSFAELLAIPERDNWTYIDGKSASCVAFVLEMYKEAGIFGELGNSIEVTEFTIKDAYSLNIFENDSSRLPQWCKDGDTVELPFCQIRGKYRMELPGYNTINPYPHMNERCPSMPPEYYRPEGC; encoded by the exons ATGCAAAAGCACGCCGCCAGTGCCAAAGGGCAAACAAGACTCCAACTCCAAGAAGAAGACGCCAGgctccaagaactccaagaagctTCAGTTGAGATTCTACCATCCTGCTTCAAGCCTTCAATTCAAGGCTCCAAGACTCCAACTCTCCACCATTCCATTCACATAAATCTTTTAG TTTTACCAAGACGAGTCTCATGGCCAATTATGAACTATTTGAATAGTGCAGTGGACCTTTTGCCTTCGTTCGTTGGGGCTGCTTCTTCCACCAACAATAGCTTGGAGTGGAAAGGGGCTTGCTTTTACGAAAATACTGCTTGGTTGGAGTTTAACAACAAGAGCGGCAGCGAATTCGGTGGAGGCATACTTCATATCAAG GTTAGCAAGGCTCATAGCTGGACATGTATGGATCTGTATATTTTTGCAACTCCATACCGTGTGACATGGGACTATTACTTTTTGTCTCGTGAACATACCCTTGAGTTCAAAGAGTGGGAATCAGAACAGGAGTATGAATAT GTCAGACACAAGGGAGTTGCAATTTTCCTCATGAAAGCAGGGATGCTAGGCACCCTTCAAGCTCTATGGGATGTCTTCCCATTGTTTACAAATACAGGATGGGGAGAGAATTCAAATATTGGGTTTTTAAAGAAGCATATGGGGGCTTCATTTGAGCAACGTCCTCAACCATGGGTCATGAATGTTAGCGTTGATGATATACAGTCTGGAGATTTCCTTGCAGTATCAAAGATTCGGGGCCGATGGGGTGCTTTTGAGACTCTGGAAAAATGGGTGAGTGGAGCTTATGCTGGTCATTCAGCTGTTTGTTTGAGAGATTCTGAAGGGAAGTTATGGGTTGGTGAATCAGGACATGAGGATAAGGAG GGGCAAGATATCATTGCTATCTTACCATGGGATGAATGGTGGGATTTTGAGTTGACAAAGGACGATTCTAATCCACATATTGCCTTGCTTCCTTTGCATCCTCACTTCCGGGCCAAGTTCAATGAGACTGCTGCTTGGGAGTATGCACGTAGTATGGAAGGATTATCTTATGGATTCCATAACTTGATTTTTAGCTGGATAGACACGATTGAAGGAAATTATCCACCTCCCTTGGATGCTCATTTG GTTGCTTCTGTCATGACTGTCTGGAGTCAATTGCAGCCAACATATGCTGCTAACCTGTGGAATGAGGCCTTGAACAAGAGACTTGGAACTCag GGGCTTGGTCTTCCTGAAATTCTAGTTGAAGTGGAGAAGCGTGGATCATCTTTTGCTGAACTGTTGGCTATTCCAGAAAGGGATAACTGGACATACATTGACGGGAAATCTGCATCATGTGTTGCCTTTGTCCTTGAGATGTATAAAGAAGCAGGAATATTTGGTGAACTTGGAAACTCCATTGAAGTTACTGAGTTTACG ATTAAAGATGCTTACTCActgaatatttttgaaaatgattCAAGCCGCTTGCCTCAGTGGTGCAAGGATGGTGACACAGTGGAGCTTCCCTTTTGCCAGATTCGAGGGAAATACCGGATGGAATTGCCTGGATACAACACCATAAATCCATACCCTCATATGAATGAAAGGTGCCCATCTATGCCTCCCGAATATTACAGACCAGAGGGTTGCTAA
- the LOC113743277 gene encoding fatty acid desaturase 4, chloroplastic-like — protein MFAEVAPMSAFPHLRSLHHVNQCHYLSPPSHIYRSITTTTTKSRRRHPEPLVVDLPWVLNTSTPATTTIALDEPSLQSTDPPPVLKRSSPVTTTSMLNDPSLKSTWSHRAWVASGCTTVLVSLAKSVTGAADSGTWLQPILAGVVGYVLADLGSGVYHWGIDNYGNENTPVFGSQIEAFQGHHKWPWIITRRQFANNLHALARAVSFTVLPIDLIFNDPVLHGFVSVCSGCIMFSQQFHAWAHSTKSKLHPLVVALQDAGVLVSRSMHGAHHRPPYDSNYCIVSGVWNELLDTYKVFEALEMILFFKLGVRPRSWSEPSSNWTEETDTSSLIAEL, from the coding sequence ATGTTTGCAGAAGTTGCTCCCATGTCTGCATTCCCTCATCTTAGATCCCTACACCATGTTAACCAATGCCATTATCTTTCCCCTCCCTCGCATATCTACCGCTCTATTACTACCACTACCACCAAATCCAGGCGGCGCCACCCTGAGCCATTAGTCGTTGATCTACCATGGGTTTTGAACACAAGCACTCCAGCCACAACTACCATTGCACTTGATGAACCAAGCTTGCAATCAACTGATCCACCACCAGTACTGAAACGGAGCTCCCCAGTCACAACCACTTCTATGCTCAATGATCCAAGCTTGAAATCAACATGGTCTCACCGTGCATGGGTGGCAAGTGGATGCACGACTGTGCTAGTTTCTCTAGCCAAGTCGGTAACTGGTGCAGCTGATTCGGGCACATGGCTACAGCCCATTTTAGCAGGTGTTGTCGGCTACGTGCTGGCAGACCTTGGCTCTGGAGTCTACCACTGGGGCATTGATAACTATGGCAATGAAAACACCCCGGTTTTTGGTAGTCAAATTGAAGCATTTCAAGGCCATCACAAATGGCCGTGGATCATCACAAGGCGCCAATTTGCTAACAACTTGCATGCTCTAGCTCGAGCTGTTAGTTTCACAGTTCTCCCAATAGACCTTATCTTCAATGATCCTGTGCTGCATGGTTTTGTTAGTGTCTGCTCAGGCTGCATCATGTTTAGCCAGCAGTTCCATGCCTGGGCTCACAGTACAAAGAGCAAGCTTCACCCATTGGTGGTGGCACTGCAAGATGCTGGAGTGCTGGTATCTAGATCAATGCACGGAGCTCATCACCGTCCTCCATATGACAGCAATTACTGCATCGTAAGTGGCGTTTGGAACGAGCTTTTGGATACATACAAGGTTTTTGAAGCCCTTGAAATGATCTTGTTCTTCAAGCTAGGAGTAAGACCACGGTCCTGGAGTGAACCTAGTTCCAACTGGACAGAAGAGACAGATACCTCATCTCTAATTGCAGAGTTATAA
- the LOC113688479 gene encoding uncharacterized protein, with amino-acid sequence METDSRKLPFILTIIAVLALLYSDAVRAWTGEIHGRVVCDVCGDSSVGPEDHVLAGAEVAVLCITKSGEVLNYQAFTNSNGVYTVAETMPEADRWDACLARPISSFHEHCTQLGDGNAGFKFSYNHPSGYSHTVRPFVYRPTNLPTYCI; translated from the exons ATGGAGACCGACTCCAGAAAGCTTCCATTTATCCTTACAATTATTGCTGTTTTGGCCCTCTTGTACAGTGATGCCGTGAGAGCATGGACTGGTGAAATCCATGGCAGAGTGGTGTGTGATGTATGTGGGGATTCTTCTGTCGGCCCTGAAGACCATGTTTTAGCAG GTGCTGAGGTAGCTGTTCTTTGCATAACAAAGTCTGGTGAAGTTCTGAATTACCAGGCGTTCACAAATTCTAATGGCGTATACACAGTGGCAGAGACAATGCCGGAGGCTGATCGCTGGGATGCTTGCCTAGCAAGGCCTATCAGCAGCTTCCATGAGCACTGCACACAATTAGGAGATGGCAATGCTGGTTTCAAGTTCAGCTACAATCATCCATCTGGCTATTCCCACACTGTCAGACCATTTGTGTATCGGCCTACCAATCTACCAACATATTGCATCTAG
- the LOC113688352 gene encoding uncharacterized protein isoform X2, with product MQKHAASAKGQTRLQLQEEDARLQELQEASVEILPSCFKPSIQGSKTPTLHHSIHINLLVDLLPSFVGAASSTNNSLEWKGACFYENTAWLEFNNKSGSEFGGGILHIKVSKAHSWTCMDLYIFATPYRVTWDYYFLSREHTLEFKEWESEQEYEYVRHKGVAIFLMKAGMLGTLQALWDVFPLFTNTGWGENSNIGFLKKHMGASFEQRPQPWVMNVSVDDIQSGDFLAVSKIRGRWGAFETLEKWVSGAYAGHSAVCLRDSEGKLWVGESGHEDKEGQDIIAILPWDEWWDFELTKDDSNPHIALLPLHPHFRAKFNETAAWEYARSMEGLSYGFHNLIFSWIDTIEGNYPPPLDAHLVASVMTVWSQLQPTYAANLWNEALNKRLGTQGLGLPEILVEVEKRGSSFAELLAIPERDNWTYIDGKSASCVAFVLEMYKEAGIFGELGNSIEVTEFTIKDAYSLNIFENDSSRLPQWCKDGDTVELPFCQIRGKYRMELPGYNTINPYPHMNERCPSMPPEYYRPEGC from the exons ATGCAAAAGCACGCCGCCAGTGCCAAAGGGCAAACAAGACTCCAACTCCAAGAAGAAGACGCCAGgctccaagaactccaagaagctTCAGTTGAGATTCTACCATCCTGCTTCAAGCCTTCAATTCAAGGCTCCAAGACTCCAACTCTCCACCATTCCATTCACATAAATCTTTTAG TGGACCTTTTGCCTTCGTTCGTTGGGGCTGCTTCTTCCACCAACAATAGCTTGGAGTGGAAAGGGGCTTGCTTTTACGAAAATACTGCTTGGTTGGAGTTTAACAACAAGAGCGGCAGCGAATTCGGTGGAGGCATACTTCATATCAAG GTTAGCAAGGCTCATAGCTGGACATGTATGGATCTGTATATTTTTGCAACTCCATACCGTGTGACATGGGACTATTACTTTTTGTCTCGTGAACATACCCTTGAGTTCAAAGAGTGGGAATCAGAACAGGAGTATGAATAT GTCAGACACAAGGGAGTTGCAATTTTCCTCATGAAAGCAGGGATGCTAGGCACCCTTCAAGCTCTATGGGATGTCTTCCCATTGTTTACAAATACAGGATGGGGAGAGAATTCAAATATTGGGTTTTTAAAGAAGCATATGGGGGCTTCATTTGAGCAACGTCCTCAACCATGGGTCATGAATGTTAGCGTTGATGATATACAGTCTGGAGATTTCCTTGCAGTATCAAAGATTCGGGGCCGATGGGGTGCTTTTGAGACTCTGGAAAAATGGGTGAGTGGAGCTTATGCTGGTCATTCAGCTGTTTGTTTGAGAGATTCTGAAGGGAAGTTATGGGTTGGTGAATCAGGACATGAGGATAAGGAG GGGCAAGATATCATTGCTATCTTACCATGGGATGAATGGTGGGATTTTGAGTTGACAAAGGACGATTCTAATCCACATATTGCCTTGCTTCCTTTGCATCCTCACTTCCGGGCCAAGTTCAATGAGACTGCTGCTTGGGAGTATGCACGTAGTATGGAAGGATTATCTTATGGATTCCATAACTTGATTTTTAGCTGGATAGACACGATTGAAGGAAATTATCCACCTCCCTTGGATGCTCATTTG GTTGCTTCTGTCATGACTGTCTGGAGTCAATTGCAGCCAACATATGCTGCTAACCTGTGGAATGAGGCCTTGAACAAGAGACTTGGAACTCag GGGCTTGGTCTTCCTGAAATTCTAGTTGAAGTGGAGAAGCGTGGATCATCTTTTGCTGAACTGTTGGCTATTCCAGAAAGGGATAACTGGACATACATTGACGGGAAATCTGCATCATGTGTTGCCTTTGTCCTTGAGATGTATAAAGAAGCAGGAATATTTGGTGAACTTGGAAACTCCATTGAAGTTACTGAGTTTACG ATTAAAGATGCTTACTCActgaatatttttgaaaatgattCAAGCCGCTTGCCTCAGTGGTGCAAGGATGGTGACACAGTGGAGCTTCCCTTTTGCCAGATTCGAGGGAAATACCGGATGGAATTGCCTGGATACAACACCATAAATCCATACCCTCATATGAATGAAAGGTGCCCATCTATGCCTCCCGAATATTACAGACCAGAGGGTTGCTAA
- the LOC113743272 gene encoding uncharacterized protein isoform X3, translating into MDDGLKNAKRLGGKLATRERQLLRGKTCFVDLLLRKAIQMPANALFGQLFIAQMKEERNKEATFLISAFKVKKWIKNLN; encoded by the exons ATGGACGATGGGCTCAAGAATGCAAAGCGACTG GGAGGAAAATTGGCCACCCGTGAAAGACAACTGCTGAGGGGAAAAAC GTGTTTTGTTGATCTCTTGCTCAGAAAAGCAATCCAAATG cCAGCTAATGCGCTTTTTGGACAACTTTTTATAGCTCAG ATGAAGGAAGAACGAAATAAGGAGGCTACTTTTCTTATTTCAGCCTTCAAG GTGAAGAAGTGGATAAAGAATCTAAACTGA
- the LOC113743272 gene encoding uncharacterized protein isoform X2, producing MDDGLKNAKRLGGKLATRERQLLRGKTCFVDLLLRKAIQMPANALFGQLFIAQEERNKEATFLISAFKVCAGVIVSVFLFSLCFLFFSNLFSSLFFAQLLMDFG from the exons ATGGACGATGGGCTCAAGAATGCAAAGCGACTG GGAGGAAAATTGGCCACCCGTGAAAGACAACTGCTGAGGGGAAAAAC GTGTTTTGTTGATCTCTTGCTCAGAAAAGCAATCCAAATG cCAGCTAATGCGCTTTTTGGACAACTTTTTATAGCTCAG GAAGAACGAAATAAGGAGGCTACTTTTCTTATTTCAGCCTTCAAGGTATGTGCAGGAGTTATCGTTTCAGTGTTTTTGTTCTctctttgctttctttttttttcaaatttatttagcAGTTTATTCTTTGCACAACTATTGATGGATTTTGGGTAA
- the LOC113743276 gene encoding vacuolar protein sorting-associated protein 22 homolog 1, with translation MRRRPGIGGLQNAAAARDQYRLLGENVAKLRTDLMKEQLSTFRSQLEDFARKHKNDIRKNPAFRSQFHEMCAKVGVDPLASNKGFWAELLGIGDFYYELGVQIVDICLSTRAHNGGLISLEELCKLLGQRRKGAREAVAEDDCLRAISKLKVLGSGFEVISVGKRKLVRSVPTELNKDHNEILELAQAQGFVTVDEVQRRLSWPSGRATDALETLLDEGLAMIDDGDKDGRRRYWFPCVSSISSYAGADTS, from the exons ATGAGGCGGAGACCTGGAATTGGAGGTTTGCAGAATGCTGCTGCCGCTAGA GATCAATATCGGCTGCTGGGAGAAAATGTGGCGAAGCTTAGAACAGATCTAATGAAGGAGCAGCTATCTACTTTTCGCTCTCAGCTTGAAGACTTTGCCCGCAAACACAAG AATGACATTCGCAAGAATCCAGCTTTCAGATCACAGTTCCATGAGATGTGTGCTAAAGTGGGGGTGGACCCCCTAGCCTCAAACAAGGGCTTCTGGGCAGAGCTGCTAGGGATTGGTGACTTCTATTATGAACTTG GGGTGCAAATTGTTGATATTTGCTTGTCAACTAGAGCTCATAATGGGGGTTTGATCAGCTTAGAGGAACTTTGCAAACTACTTGGCCAGAGACGCAAAGGAGCTCGTGAAGCTGTCGCTGAGGATGACTGCTTGCGTGCTATTAGTAAGCTGAAG GTACTAGGAAGTGGTTTTGAGGTGATCTCTGTTGGAAAGAGAAAACTTGTTCGATCTGTCCCAACAGAACTAAACAAGGACCATAATGAAATCCTAGAGCTGGCACAG GCTCAAGGCTTTGTGACAGTTGATGAGGTACAGAGACGGCTTTCCTGGCCTTCTGGGCGTGCCACTGATGCCCTTGAAACTTTATTAGAT GAAGGTCTTGCAATGATTGATGATGGTGATAAAGATGGAAGACGACGATACTGGTTTCCATGTGTATCTTCTATATCTTCATATGCAGGAGCTGATACCTCCTAA